Genomic DNA from Polyangiaceae bacterium:
TGTACCAGCGGAAAACCCAGCGGTTTGCGAGAACTTGGGCTGGCGAAACGCGTGGCCGCCGGCGGCGGGGCGCCACGCGACGGGCTTCGCGCCGCACCAACAAAATCTATGGGAGCAGGATGTCGGCGATGCTGAAGCTGGGCTCGACCAGCGCGGGGCCGTAGCTGCGGACGTCCGCGCCCTTGAGCATGAGGGAGCGGTACACACCGGCGGCGCGCACGTCGCCCGTGAGGCGGAAGCCGACGATCTTGCCGTCCTCGAGGAACAGCTTGCGGAGGGCGTCGCCGTGGCGCACGCGGAGCTCCTCGGGGCCGTGCTGGGCGCCCACGGCGATGACGGGCAGCCCCACGTGCTTGAGGCTGTTCATGGACTCGGCGCCCTCGTAGCGCACGTCCGCTCCGAGCACGTTGGCGGCCACCACCAGGCCTTGCTCCACAGCGTTCGGGAAGATGGCGTGGACGTAGCTCTCACCGGTGATGCGATCCTGCGTCTCCGCCACGTCCCCGGCGGCGAACACGTCCGCTGCGCTGGTCCGCAGTCGATCGTCCACCACCACGCCCCAGCGCACGCCGATGCCCGAGTCCGCGATGGGCTCGATGTTCGGCTTCACGCCGGTCGCCGCCACGTAGATGTCCGCGGCAAGCTCCTCGCCGGACTCGAGCAGCACCAGCTCCGCCCGCTTCTTGCCGGCGAAGGCGGAAACCCGGGTGCCCAGGCGCAGGGAGATGCCGCGGCGTCGGATCTCCTTTTCGACGATCTCCGCGGTCTCCGCATCGAGCATGCGCGGCATCACGCGATCGAGGGCCTCCACCAGCGTCACGCTGAGCCCCAGGTCGCGCAGCACCAATGCGACTTCCACGCCAACGAACCCCGCGCCCACGATCACGGCGCTCTTGGCCTGGCCTTGCTTGGCGCGGGAAACGAGCGCCTTGGCGGCCCGCAGCGACTTGAAGTTGGCGATGCCGGGCAAGTCTGCACCGACTACCGGCGCGTACAGCCGACCGCCGCTGGCCAGCACCAGGCGATCGTAGCCGAGGGCGGTACCGTCCTCGAGCTCCACGCGGCGCGCCGACGGGACCACGCGCGCGACCGCCACCCCGGAGCGGTACTCGATGCCGAGGCGCTCGCACACGTCCTCTCCCTTCCAGTACAGCGTCACGTCGCGTCCGGTCAGGAAGTGATCCGCCATCGCCGGAGGCGCGTAGGGCGGGAACGGCTCCGCGGAGATCATCTCCACCGTGGTTTCGGGGCTCCGCGTGCGGATGGCTTCGGCCGCCGTGAGGCCCGCGGGGCCGGCGCCGATGATCACGACGCGCATATCACCTTCTCGCTTTGCGTCAGGGCATCCCGGAAGCGGCTCACCGCCGCCACCAGCGGCGTGGGCGGCCCGCCCAGCAGGGCCTCCACCGCCGGCTCGCTCTCGAGCAGCGTTTCGTCCCACGGCAGCGCGTGCCGCGAGGCGAAGGGGAAACCGCCTTCTTCTTCGATCAGGCGGTAGACCTTGTCCACGTCCGCCGGGGAGCGCACGCGATTGACCAGCAGGTGCACCGAGCCGATGCCGATCTCGTGCGCCAGGCGCGCGGCCTGCAATGCCACCGACACACCGTTGAAGGTCGGATCCGTGACCACCGCCGCGTGGCGGAAGCCCTTGGCCAGGGCGCGACCGAAATGCTCCACGCCGGCCTGGGTGTCGAGCAGGATCGCTTCCCCTCGGCGCAGCTTGAGCGAATCGATCACCGCCGACAGCAGCGAGTTCTCCGGACACAAGCAGCCCGCCGCCGGTTGCACCAGGGTGCCCATGATCAACAGATTCACGCCGTCCGGGCCCACCACACCAAAGCGCTCCACCACGTCCGACACGTTGGGATTGAGGCGGAACATCAGGCCGTAGCCGCTGCCCGGGCGGGCGCCGGTCTTCTCTTCCACGTACGCCGGGTTCTTGCTCAGCGGCACCAGGCGCTTGGCCTCCGCCCGCGGCACGCCGAGGGCGAAGGGCAGGTTCATCTGCGGATCCGAGTCCAGCGCCAGCACCTGGTACAGGTCCCGCGCCAAGAGCCGCGCCAGGAGCGCCGTCAAGCTGGTCTTGCCGACGCCCCCCTTGCCCGTGAGCACGACGCGGAACTGATCCGCGTCCGTGGGAAAGTGGTGATGATGATGGTGGCCGTGGTCGTGGCCCGCGGTGTCGCACATGGCTCTACTCCGCGGCCTTGACCTTGGGCTTCACCTGGATCGTGCTCGGCTCCACGAACGGCAAGCCGAGAGCCTTGCGCTTCTCCTCGATGTGACGGCGGATCATCACGCTCGCCGCTTCGGGATCCGGCTCCACGGCGAACTTGGCGCCAACCACACCGTCGAGACCGTCGGCGAGCAGGCTCACCACGTTCTTGCTACCGAAGATGGGCGGCTCCACGCCCAGCACGGTGAAGATACCGCTGGCCACCACGTAGGCGCCGATGGCCACGGCCTTCTCCGAGTACCACTCGGGGGCGGCACCCGCGAGGGGCAGCTGGGAGATGTCG
This window encodes:
- a CDS encoding AAA family ATPase, which codes for MCDTAGHDHGHHHHHHFPTDADQFRVVLTGKGGVGKTSLTALLARLLARDLYQVLALDSDPQMNLPFALGVPRAEAKRLVPLSKNPAYVEEKTGARPGSGYGLMFRLNPNVSDVVERFGVVGPDGVNLLIMGTLVQPAAGCLCPENSLLSAVIDSLKLRRGEAILLDTQAGVEHFGRALAKGFRHAAVVTDPTFNGVSVALQAARLAHEIGIGSVHLLVNRVRSPADVDKVYRLIEEEGGFPFASRHALPWDETLLESEPAVEALLGGPPTPLVAAVSRFRDALTQSEKVICAS
- a CDS encoding NAD(P)/FAD-dependent oxidoreductase, with translation MRVVIIGAGPAGLTAAEAIRTRSPETTVEMISAEPFPPYAPPAMADHFLTGRDVTLYWKGEDVCERLGIEYRSGVAVARVVPSARRVELEDGTALGYDRLVLASGGRLYAPVVGADLPGIANFKSLRAAKALVSRAKQGQAKSAVIVGAGFVGVEVALVLRDLGLSVTLVEALDRVMPRMLDAETAEIVEKEIRRRGISLRLGTRVSAFAGKKRAELVLLESGEELAADIYVAATGVKPNIEPIADSGIGVRWGVVVDDRLRTSAADVFAAGDVAETQDRITGESYVHAIFPNAVEQGLVVAANVLGADVRYEGAESMNSLKHVGLPVIAVGAQHGPEELRVRHGDALRKLFLEDGKIVGFRLTGDVRAAGVYRSLMLKGADVRSYGPALVEPSFSIADILLP